The Triticum aestivum cultivar Chinese Spring chromosome 3A, IWGSC CS RefSeq v2.1, whole genome shotgun sequence genome includes a region encoding these proteins:
- the LOC123062094 gene encoding gibberellin 2-beta-dioxygenase 3, whose amino-acid sequence MVVLAGSPAVDHIPLLRSPDPGDNFSGMPVVDLSSPGAPRAIADACERFGFFKLVNHGVPADTMDRLESEAVRFFSLPQADKDRSGPAYPFGYGSKRIGLNGDMGWLEYLLLAVDAASLSAACAVPSCALFRAALNEYIAAVRKVAVRVMEAMAEGLGIAPVDALSAMVTAEGSDQVFRVNHYPPCHALQGLGCSATGFGEHTDPQLISVLRSNGTSGLQIALQNGQWVSVPSDRDAFFVNVGDSLQVLTNGRFKSVKHRVVANSLKSRVSMIYFGGPAMTQRIAPLPQLLGAGEQSLYKDFTWGEYKKAAYNSRLGDNRLAHFHR is encoded by the exons ATGGTGGTTCTCGCCGGCTCGCCCGCCGTCGATCACATCCCGCTCCTCAGGTCGCCCGACCCCGGGGACAACTTCTCCGGCATGCCGGTCGTCGACCTCTCCAGCCCTGGCGCGCCGCGGGCCATCGCCGACGCGTGCGAGCGCTTCGGCTTCTTCAAGCTCGTCAACCACGGGGTGCCCGCGGACACGATGGACAGGCTCGAGTCGGAGGCCGTCAGGTTCTTCTCGCTGCCGCAGGCCGACAAGGACCGCTCCGGCCCGGCCTACCCGTTCGGCTACGGCAGCAAGCGCATCGGGCTCAATGGCGACATGGGGTGGCTCGAGTACCTGCTCCTCGCCGTCGACGCCGCGTCGCTCTCCGCCGCCTGCGCCGTCCCGTCCTGCGCGCTCTTCCG GGCGGCGCTGAACGAGTACATCGCGGCGGTGCGGAAGGTGGCGGTGCGGGTGATGGAGGCGATGGCGGAGGGACTGGGCATTGCGCCCGTCGACGCGCTGAGCGCGATGGTGACGGCGGAGGGCAGCGACCAGGTGTTCCGGGTGAACCACTACCCGCCGTGCCACGCGCTGCAGGGGCTGGGCTGCAGCGCCACCGGCTTCGGCGAGCACACGGACCCGCAGCTCATCTCGGTGCTGCGCTCCAACGGCACGTCCGGCCTGCAGATCGCGCTCCAGAACGGGCAGTGGGTGTCCGTGCCCTCGGACCGCGACGCCTTCTTCGTCAACGTCGGCGACTCGTTGCAG gtgCTGACGAACGGGAGGTTCAAGAGCGTGAAGCACAGGGTGGTGGCCAACAGCCTAAAGTCTAGGGTTTCCATGATCTACTTTGGAGGgccagcgatgacacagaggattGCACCATTGCCGCAGCTGCTGGGCGCGGGCGAGCAGAGCCTGTACAAGGACTTCACATGGGGCGAGTACAAGAAGGCTGCCTACAACTCCAGGCTCGGGGACAACAGGCTGGCTCACTTCCACAGGTAG